The window TACGAATGTGAAGGGTTGTAACCAAAGTTGGAAGCCTAGAAATTAGTGAGGGCTTTGGAATTATAGATTCCCTACTTTAAACAAAAATTGAATTATAATTCTTTTATgataattttatcaaaatttttttatagtGGAAAGGAAGATGGGGAAGTGAGGGGCAGTACTTGAACCTTACTTGCAATGGAATTGActgaaagagggaataacatacataccCAGTTGGATATAGGAATTTATCTTATTCCATTTTACCATCTCACCCTacaggaaaataagaggggaatgggataagagaaggagagggggacaGATAAAGGGAAGGCAGATTGGGAGAAGCAATAGTcaggattaaaatatttttatggatGGATAGtgtgaaaggagggaaagagataagGATAaataagggaggagaaaaaataggatggagggaaataggatggaggatggagtaaaaaattataacaagtttctctgataaaggcctcatttcttaaatatatagaaaactgaatcaaatttataggaatacaagtcattccccaaatgacaaatggtaaaaggatatgaacaggcaactttcagataaagtaatcaaacagatctataatcaaataaaaaaatgctccaaatcactattgattagagaaatgcaaattaaaacaactctggagttagcagaaccaggagaacatagtGCACAATACCAGCAACATTGgtcaatgatcaactttgataaacttagcttttctcagcaatacaatgatccaagataattctaaaagactcataatggaaaattatatccacatccagagaaataaccatcgagtctgaatgcagattgaagcatgctattttcaccttttttggttttttctttctcatggtttttcccttttgttctgattcctctttcacaatatgactaatgtggaaatatgttcaatataatgattgtatgtgtataacctatatcagattgcttgttttcttggggaagggagagagggagaagaagaagaaaaactggaactcaaaatgttataaaagtgaatgttgaaaactatatatgcaattgaaaaaaataaaacacttattaGATGGGAGAATAAAgttaaagaccaaaaaaaggaggaaaatgagaaggaattcAGCATGTAAAGGTCATCTCAGCAAAGGTATGGAGGTGAGGATGAAGCCTATAGGATATTTGGAACATAGAATACATATAAAGTGAGTAAGATAAAgtatagaaagacagagaggtcACAGTTTGTATCTTCTTGAATGGCAGGCAAAAGATCCTAACATGATAGATATATAGCTCAATGAGGCCATTGAGGTCAACCTCCTCATTCCTTTCTCTCAGCCCCCcgtcccttctcttctccccttcctgttttacttttctatagagtaaaatagatttccatacccaactgagtgtgtattttatttcctctttcagccAGCTCCATTGTGAATAAGATTCAAGTACTGGTTCCTACTTACTTCCCTGTTCCTCTCCATTGTAAAAACTCTTTCATGtcttttttatgtgagataatttactctattctacttctctcttctctcagTGTATTGTCAATGAAGATGAGGCAAATAGAAAGTAagtgcctagggtcacacaactaatatctgTGACAATATCTGATTTAACTCTAAGTTCAACGCCCTAAATTTAAGAGGCGATAGTCaatgaagatttttgagaatATAACAGACATGATTGGATCTAGAAATAAGAAATGTTATTCTAGGAATAGCATGGAGGATCAATTAGAGGGGAGCAAGTGAAGAAGTAAAAAGATTTGTTAAGAGGATCTCACCATGCCCTAGGTAGGAGGCAAGAGACCCTGCCTTAGGATGTTGTTGACAGgaggtagaaaaagaaaggaatggaacTGAGAAATGTGACCAAGATGGAACTGACAGGAATCAGATGGATAGACTGGACTCAAGCTGGGAGGAGAGAACTAAGGATAACTTGAAAGCCTTGCGCATGAGAGACGGAGTGATCAGTGCTGCCACAGACAGAAATCATGGAGTCAGTTGGGAGAGAAAGCTTTGGAGAATGGATCCAAGAAAGGGCTGTGGAATGTTGAGTTGGCAGTGCCAGTGGTACTTCTGGGTAGGGATGCCCAGCAAGACATGTGAGTCTGGGCACCAGAAGGTGGAGTCAGGACTGGAGACAGAGGTGTGGGAATTCTGGGCATCATGGTGGCGGTGGAAACCACAGGAAGGCCTGACAAGTGTCAGAATGTAAAGGAAAAAGAGGGCCAAGAGCTCATTCTTGGGAAATATTGACTATATTGGGTCAAGAAGAGAACAAGGAACCCCACAAACGAGGTGGAAAAAAGGAACAGTTCAAGAAGAAGAGGATGAGAGAGAACAGCTAGCCTCTGCATAACTCTACATGCATTATattatttggtcctcacaataatcctagagGAAAGGGGCTGTCATTTTAATGAGCataatataaggaaactgaagactaGCCCCCTAGctgctttctctcctcttcttcctcctcctccttcttctctcactctctttccctccctctttttctcctttccctccaacTCTCCctgtccttccctctctttccctctccccctctcctttcctctgtctctctctatatccctccctcattccttttctcccccgccctctctcttcttccctctatctctgtctcttcctttcttcccttccttctctccctccctccctttccatctcaccattccttctctcctccctcccatcattcctttcactttctctctcacCTGTCACTAAGGACAAAACCCTAGTTTGCTCTCACAAGAACCACCCCATCAAAGACTCAAAGAATCCTCCATATCAGTAGCTGGGACAGAATCTTTTCCAGGACCCACAGGATCCTTTTGGCTTCTTTAATTAAACAGAAAGCTCTCTGGGGGAAATTATACTTAGGGGTCCAGTGTGATCAGCCTCCTTCTCTGCCTCACTGCTTGGCAACTGTGACTTTCTCAAGCAGTGCACTTTGGAGGATGGGAGGGGAGATGGCTCATTGGTAGGGGTCAGAGGACCCTGCAGTGACCAAGGATGTCTGGCAGTAGCAGAGCAGGGATGGAGTTGTATGACTCAAGGCTCAGGAGAGATGTCCTGGAGTTCCAATCTTTAAATGAGGATttatgcttttgtttgtttgtttgatggCAATTGAAGTAATAGGAATAACGGAACCCAATAAGGgaagacaaagagggagagaaagaaagaagagatacagagacaccAGAAAAAGAGAggacagggaaagggaaaggaagaggaacagAACATAATCTCCTTTTGAAAgtaaagattgtttcattctttgttgtCGTGTCCCCACTGCTTCAAACAGAGACTGAAATCtccttaataaagatttatttatagggaagaaaaaagaggagggaggaagcagagaaaggaaaaggggagggaaaggaggaaggctccagagagaagggaaagaagttgGGGGCAGGAGTAAAGCGAGGAAGGAGAGAGGTTATAATTAAATTAAGACGTGCAATTCTGAAGAAACCCAAGAGAACTGGAGAGAcctttatgaaataatgcaaaatggGAAAAAGCAAAACCAGAGGAATAGATGGGCTAATTATaaccagaagaaaaatttaatgggaacttagaaggaagcacagaaattgtACCATGATATTTTATGCACTGAAAATGACTGATTTGAACATAAGGAGATACTAAGGCGAATTTAGCTGTTTGTACTGATGGTCAACGaggttttaataaaatattaaaaaaaaattttaagcaagaGAGACTAAGAGGCAAAAGCAAAGGAGGAATATgtataaaagggaaaggaaggaaagaagaaaaaagaagagggagagaaagggagattgagagagatggagaaaaagaagattttgagaaaggataaaaaatggagaagaaatcagagaaagaaagtgaaaaaaagaaaggaaaaatctgtCTTCGAACTCTCCATGTGCCCTGGGAATCTCATGAAATCTGCTACAGGAACTGAAATCATTGTTATCATCCTTGTCTTCCAGTGGAAATATCTGTGTGATAAACTGTATTTTGTTAAACAGCCCTGACCATGAACTTAGCTTAGCCACTTTGATATTCTTTATTCCATCTCCAAGCTTTGTGTTCCCTCACTCCTCAAAGGTCCTTCCTCTTCCCACTCATCTCTGAAAAACTAGTTTCTTTCCAAGctcaattatcattttatataggTTTTTCCGATCTCCCCCACCTGCTGGTACTTCCCTGCCAAAATtactttatatctattttgtatgtatctACATGTGTACACGTAGTCCTCTCCTACTTCTCctaccaaaaaaataaacttctgagGAGCCCTCCCGGGAGGGcaggaatcatttcatttttgccttagCACCCGGCATACAGTAGGTGCGTCATAAATGCTTCCTTGCCTGCTTGATAATAGAATGACAGCCAAAATAAGAAACGAACATAGTTATGTCCCCCCAAAATttaagctcctcgagggcagagGTCATATCCCCAGAAACCTCATTTGTatttacacatagtaggcattttactAACCTTTGTTATTGCTGCACTAGGTCGCTGGAGGAACCGGGTAACTATGTTCTGGGTTGGACAGCTTACCCCCGACAATGGCCCTATGACTCTAGGTAATCGGGATCTTGTCTATTtgacagacaaggaaacagaggcaTATATTAGAACTATGGCCAGCGAGAGATCTCAGGAGATAGAGACCTTGGGGGTCGTCAAAGAGTACAGAAGATAAAACGGAGACACAAAGGCACCCGCTGGGAGCAGAAGGCACTGCTGGGTTGCCCGCCTTTGCGACGCAGCCTTCTGAGCTCTTCAGGGCTCCTTCTCATGGCCCGCTGGCCTTTTCTCAGCagcctttccctctctcttccttagtTTCCCTTCTCGGCCTTCAAGTGTGAGGAGTGGGGATAGACCCGAGCCTGAGGAATCTCTGCGGGGTTTTTCCGTCCCTACTTTAAATTCTAGGGCAGAGAAGTCCTAGAAGGCTCAAGGGGAAGCCCTTCGGGCCGTGTGTCACCCGCGCCCTGATCCTGCTCCCGACCCCGGCCGCCACTCTCAGACGCAAGACCTGCCAAGCAGGAGGTGGCCAGTTAACAGTTTGTCCTGTCTCGCTGCTAACGGCTTGCGTCTCCCATCCCATCCATCCCCACCGTCCTGGAAGTTCTCTCGCCCGGTCCCCAAGTCAGCGCCCGCAGCGGGGGAGGCAACCCGCAAGAAGGCTCCCGCCTCGGACCTGCCATAGCGGCGGCGGAGGGCTGTTTTCCCGAGGCAGGACTGGGCACGGACGCCCTCCCTTCGGACCCCCGCTCCTAGGGCCAGCCCCGCAAGGGCTCCGCAGGATCCTTCCCGGAGGTTTCAGGGCGCACAGCGAGCCTAGACGCCcgcaaaggaaaagggagagagcgTGAGCCTCGCGCACCAGCCCCCAGCCTGCAGTCTGCCCCCATGCCAAAGGCCCTTACCTGCTGAAGGAAGCCGGCGCGTCTCGGAGGTAGCCAGCCTGGTCTCTGCCCCGACTCCCAACTGCAGACCGCCAAGTGCGGCCAGGGGTGGGGGGCGGGGACCACAGAGGGAGGCGACCTGGCTGTAGGGCGGTGGCCGGCCCGGAGGGGGCGTGGCCGCCACCAGCATCTCCGTTCCCCCATCCCCGccccggggggcgggggggaggtgGCCGGGGCACTTTGGGACTGGACTGACGGGTCAGTGTTCTGGGAAGCGCAGAGGCGGCTTGACTGGCAGCGAGCGGCCCATGCCACAGACGGCTCAGGGGGCCCAGGCACTGGGGGGTGGCTCCTGCGCCCCGGGCCCGGCAGAGCGCGGGCAGGGGACCGGGGCCCCGGGGCCCCACGTCCTCATGGCCACCTCTGAACCCGCAGCCCCGCAGAAGGAGCGTTCGGCCCGGCTGATGGCCAAGAACTGCTGGAACGTCTTCTGGGGATTCTGGGACTACGAGACGCCCAAAGTGATCGTGGTGAAGAACAGAAACTTGGGCTTCATCTACCGCGCAGTGCAGCTGCTCATCCTTCTCTACTTTGTCTGGTGCGAGCGAGACCCCGGAGAGGGGACGGGAAGGAGAACAGGCAGGAGGGGGCAAGAGGGGACGCCCTGGGAGCGGGGGGAGCTAGGGGTAACAGACCTGGGGGTGCAGCCCTGGGGAGCAGGAGAGGGAAGGCTCAGGGGGAGCGCGAGTGATAGAACGGAGTGGGGCTGGGAGGGTACAGATCTCGGGAAGGGCAAGAGAGGATACACCTGGGGGGCGGCCAGGAGACACCAAACGGGACAGAGGAGCCGCTGTTTGCTGGAGAAGATAggcaaggggaggggggggggggggggcgggagcgCAACAGAAACAGAACTGGAGGGGGGAAGGGGCAGAAGGAAATGAGGGAACAGACCTGAGGGGCAGGAAGGGATAAACGCGAAGGGAGCTAAAAGGGGACGATCCCAAGGGCCAAGAAAGGCGAAGGGACCTGGAAGGCAGCGAAAGGAATAGACTTGGAAGCAGGAGACAGAAGCCGGAAGGAGGgctggaagaggaaaagaaaacagctGGAAGGAGGAGACAGACCTGGAGGTGGAGGGGGGGAGTGAGATAGATAGGGCAGGGCAGGATAGGGTGGAAAACAGAAATGGGGCAGAGCTGATTGTGAGAAATGCTAGAGGCTGATGGGAGAGACAGTCTCAGGAAGCTGGCTGGACCCAATTTCTCCCCTTTTAAAGCacaaaaaaataggagaaatgaTTCCAGAATAGTGATGGGACAGCCCCAGAGAAAAGTCAGTTCCCCTGGGGTTCCTCTGACATGTTGTAAGAGAAGGAGGGCTCTGGAAGAGGAAAGGTCCTCTTCGTGGAGAGCAGCCCAAGAGTCAGCCCCAAGTGTCCTTGGGGAGTCCTGAGCAGGCCTGGTTGCTCTACTTGGCAGGTATGTGTTCATCATTCAAAAAGGTTACCAGGACAGTGAGACTGGGCCTGAGAGCTCTGTCATCACGAAGGTCAAGGGCATCACCAAGTCCCAGGACAAAGTATGGGATGTAGAAGAGTATGTGAAACCCCCTGAGGTGAGGACCTCTATGGGCCACAGACATCCCTTCTTCCCAGTGATGTGGTCTGGTTCCTGAGGGTGGGAAGTAATGGCTCTCCTGTCCCTTGGTCCCTTCCAAAGGGATCAGTTTCATCTGTCCTTCCTGAGAGAGATGGGGCTAACTGAAGGGCAGGGCTTCTACTGCCAGTCCTCTGCCCCACCTCAGCCCATGACCCCTTCTTCTCTTTGGAGTTTAGGGGGGCAGTGTATTTTCCATCATCACTCGGGCAGAAATCACTCCCTTCCAGACCCTGGGAACCTGCCCTGAGGTGAGCTGTCTACTGCACTGATCATTCTTTTTCCGATCTAGATAGGGTGGTGAGCAGAATGATGTGCTAATCGGAAGGGAGGGACTAAGGAaagtggaggaggggaaaagagtcCTATTTAGAGGGGAAGATTTGGAATCGGGGAACTTAATTCAAATCCCTCCTTCTTAGTACCTATATGATTTAGACCAAGACGTTTCCCTTTCTCTTGAGCTTTCCTAATCGGTAAACTAAGGAGGTATGAAATGACCTAGGAGATCTCTTCTAACATTACCTCTTTGGCCATAAATGTGGCCAGGAAGGGAACGGACAAAGGGATTCAGAAGGCAATGGCTGGGGCTCAGCAGGTTTACCCTTCATGTCCTCCAGAGCATCCGCATTCGCAACGCTACCTGCTTCTCTGATGACGATTGCATAGCTGGGGAGATGGACATGCTGGGCAATGGTGAGTGTCAAGGAGCACAGGATGGCTTAAGGGCAGAATCTTGCTTTCAAGGACCCAGTTATCCTTCCCCCCCTTCACCCCAAGTCTTCATGCTACCCCTATTTCCTTAGGAGAGAGAACTGGACGCTGTGTTCCCTATTACTTTGGGACCAAGAAGACATGTGAGGTGTCAGCCTGGTGCCCTGTGGAGGACGGAGCGGCCGTCAGGTCCAGAGATCATCAGCACCCATCACTGTCCCCCAGCACCTAAGTTCTTAGGCTGAAGGGAAACTGCTCTGCCTGCCTGCTCCCTATAGAAGCACCTTGGCCCTTGCCCTGCCCCCTCCGTATCACAGAATTCACAGGCAGAGATCCCACTGGAAATCTagcccaatcccctcattttacagatgagaaaaccatgGGAAGTAACTTATCCAAGACTCCACGAGtggtgtcagaggtgggatttgaactcaaacccCATCCCCTCCACTAGTTTACATTCTACTCTGCCACGCGGCCTCTTAGCCAGATCAAGGATATTCCTCAAGTTGGCATAAAATGTCAGAGGATCTGGGTCCAAATCTTAGTTCTGGTACTTGCAAATGGACAAGCCATTTTTTCTAAGCCTcaacttcatctgtaaaatgagacagctGAATAAGACATTATGAAGGCCCCTTCCCAGCCTTTAATGCTTTCATCTCAAGACCTGTCTTTTGGTTCCAGCTCTGCCACCAATATAAGGTCTTGagcaaattgctttcctttgccTTGGAGTATGAGGTGGGGGAGAGTGTGTATTTGTGATATAACTGTTTGGGACTGGGGAGGGACCCTCACTCCTTATCTGTGCTTCCTCCTCAGTGAGTTCCTGGGAAAGATGGCCCCCCAGTTCACCATCCTCATCAAGAACAGCATACATTACCCCAAATTCCAATTTTCCAAGTAAGAGACAAATAAGTAGTCCATGGGGCTTAAAGCAAGGGACAGGGTGAAGGGAAGGGGATAACGATACTAGCCTTGGAGATGAGATTGGGCTCTTCTGTCTTAGGAAATATCTCTGCCCCACCCCCAACTTCTAGGGGAGGTGGGCCCCTTGGGAGCAACGGGAAAGAAATTCCCAATTCCATCATGATCCTCCATCTCCTAGGGGAAACATAAGGGACTATGATGATGGCTACCTGAAACACTGCACCTTCAATGCTGATACCGACCTCTACTGTCCCATATTTAAATTGGGCTTCATTGTGGAACAGGCAGGAGAGAACTTCACAGAGCTGGCCCAGAAGGTTGGGATCTGGGGccagggaaagggaggaaaatatgAAGGATGAGGGTGGGGGGAATGGAACCAAAGGTTTGGCGTGGAGGGGATTAAGGGGATCATGACACAGAAATGGGAGCTCCAAATGTGAGACTGGTAGCTTGAATTCAGGAGTCTTGATATGGACTgggtaaaatgaaaaagtatggaTACtcagaaataaagtcaaaatgttgGGAAGGCTGGGAACTCAATACATTATGACATGAGGGGCTCAGGAGTGAAATGTAGGGATTGGGGAATGGAGCATAGGGATGGGGGGCTTAGGACTAGAATATGGAGACCAGGGATAGAACTCCTACTCAGTACTTTTTTCCTGGGATTTCTGATCAGCTTGGTAAAGGCACTAACTGCAGCCAAAGCCCCAGCAAAGGGAGAATGAGCAGCAAGAGGATCTTTGTCCCTGCAGGAGGGTCAGACTTTCTCCTGTCTCAGAAGATGGGAAGACTGGGAACTCAGTAATGCACTGACACGAGGGGCTCATGAATGATATGTTGGGATTGGGGAATGGGCACAGGCCTGGAATATGAAGAGCAGGGATAGAACTCCTACTCATACTTTTCCCCTGAGATTTCTGATCAGCTTGGTAAAGGCACTGAAGGCAGCCAACGCCCCAGTAAAAGGAGAATGAGCAGCAAGAGGATCTTTGACCCTGCAGGAGGGTCACAGACTCTCTCCTGTCTCAGAAGATGGGCTGGGCCTACCTGCCACCCGAAGCAGAGGACAGGGAAATGCGATCTGTCTGGCAAAGTCGGGTATAGGTAACACCTGCTGAATTATTGACAGCTGGTACTGGCTGGCCCACCAGGCTCCAAGGTGGGCCAAGGAAGCTATGGAAAATTTTGAAGGGGGCAGAGGGAGAGCTGGAAGAAGGTTTAAGTGTGGAACACTTTGGCTCTCAGTCTATGTAGGCTGAGCTGCCAAGTGTGGTGCAATGGGGGAAAAAGGCTTTGAAGTTaggagatctgaatttgaatccaatcttcaatttgctacctgtgtgactctgggcaagtcatttcactcagggggtgggaggaagggaactGCTTccttcctcagctataaaatgaggaggttgggtCAGATATCTTCTGAGATCCCTACATTTATTTCATGacacttttttttcagaattaaccTATATAATGAAGTTCAATCTAGCCCTGATTCTCAACCTTTTGCTTCCTCTACCTCCAGTTCTGGAGACCTTATAAGGAACCCTCATTCCACCCCAATCATACTGACAGAGATCTAGAATGAGGAGACCCCTCAGGGGATATCTGACCAACTcctctattttatagagaaaactgaagctagaCAGTTTCGGTAACTTGTCTGGGGtgagaagtgggatttgaaccacAATCCTCTGAATCTAGAGGCAGGACCACCCTGCCGAAGATATCCTTGTAATctcagctcctcctcctcctctgcagGGAGGAGTCATTGGGGTCATTATCAACTGGAACTGTGACTTGGACCTGTCTGAGTCCAAATGCAATCCCAAATACTCCTTCCGGAGGCTCGACCCCAAGCACATCCCGGCTTCCTCCGGCTACAATTACAGGTACGCCCTGAAAGTTCCTGGGAGCAGTTATCGAGGACTCAGTCCCCTGCCAGTCTACCCAGGCAGCACACAGTGGCCGGGGAAACCCCACTGGAGGGCTCATCCAACAGGCTAGGGTTGAGGAGAAGACTgggcctccctccccccacccccacccccaccccgccaCAAGGAGGGACAGGAGAGAGTTTGTACCTAAATCATAGTCGATATACTTATCATAATGCAACGAACATTTAAATGACTCTGTGCCAGGTTCTGGGGTAGGTGCTGAGCACACCAAGGGAAAATAAACTGTTCCTTTCCTCAGGGCGCTTACAGACTACTGGGGGTGGGACTATGATGTGTAAACACAAGTATATACATAATTTGAGGAGAGGACACTAAAAATTAGAGGGTTCAGGGAAAGGGCCCTATGGGAGCTGCTCTTggatagaacataagctccttgagggcagagtctGTTTCAGTATTTAGTAGgaggtattttataaatgctcCTTGCTAATCACCGCAAATCTGGATTCAGTAAATTATAAGCTTGAGAGCAGGTAGTGTTTGGATCCTTAGTAccatcagtcaataaacatttattaaataaccacTGTATactaagcactgtactaagtgccaccgatataaaaagaagcaaaagccagtccctgccctcaatgagcttacaatctaatgggggagacaccatgcatattacaaatatatacaaataagctatatataggacaaagaaataattaaaagagagggCTTTAGAACGAAGAGAGATTTCTGTTCACTTAACATTAGTGCTTACTGAATGATTGACAAGCTGTTTCTTGAAGAAGCCCGAGATGCTAAGCTGTGGAGGGAGTGCATTGGGCAGAGGGAGAAGAGCTAGAAAGAGGTGAGCACTCTGAAGTTAGCCTGTAGAGGCTGGGTCTGGTTTTTGGTGAAATGCATCAGGAGCTAGGCAAAGGCAAAGTTTGGATTTGGATCGCTGAAGGTTCCCGAAAAGGAGCGACATGGCCAATGCTTGTGCCAAAACGGGTGGTCACGGCCTTGGCGACTGGGTGGAGGAAGGATTGGAAAGGTCAGAAACCCGGAGCCAGGAGCCCAGTGCTTGGGGATAGGCCTGAGGACCTAAACTGTATCCAAATGTCATGTCAGGGCGTTGCCTCTGAGGGCACAGGGAACTACGGGGGCATGTTTTACCCCTGGCCCTTCCATTCCAGATTTGCTAAGTACTACAACATCAATGGCACAGCCTCCCGCACGCTCATCAAGGCCTATGGGATCCGAATTGATGTTATCGTGCATGGTCAGGTAGGTCAACAAGAACCTTCAAGGGTTACCATACTATCTAAGGGAAGGGTTCAAGGCAGTGGCTGTCAGATCAAGAAGCCTAAAAGTATGTCTCTTCCTACAAGGCTGGGAAATTTAGCCTGATTCCCACCATCATTAACGTGGCCACAGCGCTGACTTCCATTGGAGTGGTAAGTGTCCTTGCTTGGGGTTCTGGAGAAGGGAACAGGACTGGCGGAACACTTACTCAGCCCCCTAATCTCTGATCCCAAGGGCTCCTTCCTCTGCGACTGGATCTTACTGACCTTCATGAACAAAAATAAGGTCTACAGTCACCGGAAGTTTGACAAGGTACAGCCtactccccctccctctctctcccttggGCAGCGCCCTGCAGACAGCTCTACAAACCAGAGCCAGACTTCCAAGCCAGAGTTCCACTTCCCCTTgctacagatgagcaaactgaggttcagggaaggACCCCAGGAAAATGACTTGCAGAAGAGGGGCCAGTAGCCCAGAGCCCTAATCCCTATCATGCAGAAATCTCTAGCCTGGGGATCAGCCTGTACTCCATCTCTGCCCCTGGTCCAAGCAGATGGTGGATACCCAGGATCCGAGTGAAGAACAAGGGCCTTCCAGCCCACAGGCTTCCTCACAGGACTCCATGCCCATGGAACCCAAAGGCTTGTCCCAGCTCTGAACTCCCAGCACCATCTCCACTTTGTCCCTGTGCTGCTTAGAGACTGAGGCCCTGGCTGGGACCATGGGGTCATTTGAAGTCAACAGCTCCACTGAAAGAGGGTCTCTGGGCCCAGGCTGCTGGTACTGAGGGGCAGCTCGGATCAACAGGCCTGTGCTGGGCCCCGTGTTGTCTGTATTCTTGTGGGGTTCTGGCTGAAGGGGTATAGAAGAGATGGTTCTCTCCCACTCCAGTCTCCAACCTCTTAGCCTTTCCCTCATCTTCCCAAGTCAATCATTTCAGAACTCTGCCTCTGAACCAGTCACACTCCAGATTCTCAGCAAGGAAGTTGGTTTGTTCCCTCCAACTGAAACCTCAATTCCCTCCCCTACACTGGACACATTAcaattccctctctttttccccttgaGTCTGCTGCCAGATGGCTTGGTGACAGATACTCCTTCCTAAGACCCAAGTTCATATTCCAAGGTTGGGTGGGAGAAATTTCCGTATCATGCCCCTCTGGCGTCATCACCCTGGCATATATGTCCCCTCATACCCCCCAATGAACCCCCTTATGCAAATAGGAACAAGTTGGC of the Sarcophilus harrisii chromosome 1, mSarHar1.11, whole genome shotgun sequence genome contains:
- the P2RX2 gene encoding P2X purinoceptor 2 isoform X1; amino-acid sequence: MPQTAQGAQALGGGSCAPGPAERGQGTGAPGPHVLMATSEPAAPQKERSARLMAKNCWNVFWGFWDYETPKVIVVKNRNLGFIYRAVQLLILLYFVWYVFIIQKGYQDSETGPESSVITKVKGITKSQDKVWDVEEYVKPPEGGSVFSIITRAEITPFQTLGTCPESIRIRNATCFSDDDCIAGEMDMLGNGERTGRCVPYYFGTKKTCEVSAWCPVEDGAAVSEFLGKMAPQFTILIKNSIHYPKFQFSKGNIRDYDDGYLKHCTFNADTDLYCPIFKLGFIVEQAGENFTELAQKGGVIGVIINWNCDLDLSESKCNPKYSFRRLDPKHIPASSGYNYRFAKYYNINGTASRTLIKAYGIRIDVIVHGQAGKFSLIPTIINVATALTSIGVGSFLCDWILLTFMNKNKVYSHRKFDKVQPTPPPSLSLGQRPADSSTNQSQTSKPEFHFPLLQMSKLRFREGPQENDLQKRGQ
- the P2RX2 gene encoding P2X purinoceptor 2 isoform X2 codes for the protein MPQTAQGAQALGGGSCAPGPAERGQGTGAPGPHVLMATSEPAAPQKERSARLMAKNCWNVFWGFWDYETPKVIVVKNRNLGFIYRAVQLLILLYFVWYVFIIQKGYQDSETGPESSVITKVKGITKSQDKVWDVEEYVKPPEGGSVFSIITRAEITPFQTLGTCPESIRIRNATCFSDDDCIAGEMDMLGNGERTGRCVPYYFGTKKTCEVSAWCPVEDGAAVSEFLGKMAPQFTILIKNSIHYPKFQFSKGNIRDYDDGYLKHCTFNADTDLYCPIFKLGFIVEQAGENFTELAQKGGVIGVIINWNCDLDLSESKCNPKYSFRRLDPKHIPASSGYNYRFAKYYNINGTASRTLIKAYGIRIDVIVHGQAGKFSLIPTIINVATALTSIGVGSFLCDWILLTFMNKNKVYSHRKFDKMVDTQDPSEEQGPSSPQASSQDSMPMEPKGLSQL